The Cognaticolwellia beringensis genome segment TATCTTTTTTGGTTTTTCTAATTTGATATAGGCTTGTTATTCCTTGAGGTAGAACGATGTGCTTTATATCATGTAAACAAGGGTTGAGCATAAACATGCGATAGGCTTTTTTCCATGTGCCATCAAGTATGATAATACACTCAATATCACTCAGTTTATTATCACTTAACTCACTTAGGTTAACATTTTTAGTACTATTGGGTGCAGAAAAATCAAGCATAATTGCCTGTTCACTTGGATATAACAACACTATTTTTTCAGCGTATTTTTTAAACTGCTGCGTTAATACTGTAGAGTCAGTAAAAGTTTCGCCAACAATCACTTCGCAGTTAGCTAATGAATGTTGTAGCAAACTCACAGTACCCTTACTTTGCGTAACCTCGCTTGGGTGTTGCAGTATAACAACAGATATGTGATTATTAATATTAGCCAAAAAAGCACAAATACAGGCTTTTTCAGGTCGCTGACATTTTTGACATAAAACTCGGGACATTTATTAAAATAACAATATAAAAGATAGCTAAGTTTACGAGACTTTATCAACGAATTTAAGTCATTTATTAAATTACTTTGAATGTTTTTGTGCTTAACGAATATCAAATGACTAATTCAGCCAATCACCGTTATTACTTAAGTGAGTTTTTTAGATTACATGGATGCAACTACGGTTTAAACTTCGTAGTTTTCAGGATGAAGATAATGCATTTAACAAGGAGTATTCATGCATAAGACCTATCAACATAGTTCAGCAAGTGATTCAGATAAAACGTTGAATAATATTTTAGATGTTATCGTAGAAGGCGTTTGGGACTGGAATGGCAATACTAACATAGTAACTCGAAGTCCTGGCTGGTATCGCATGTTAGGTTATGAGGTTGGCATTTTTAGAGAAGATGTCTTTACTTGGGAAAACCTGATCCATCCTGAAGATTACCCTAGAGTTATGCATCAATTTGAGCGCTACATTTCCGGAGTAAGTGATACTTACCAAGTAGAGTATCGTTGTAAAAAATCAGATGACAGCTATTTATGGATTGTTGATCGCGGGACTATCGTAGCAAGAAACCCTGATGGTAGTGTCGCACGTATGATTGGCGCCCATAATGATATACACCAACAAATTATGGCTCAAACCGATCTTATTGAACAAAACAAACTACTACTCGATGGTAATTTATCCTTAGAGAAAAGAATCGCACAAAAAACTTTTGAATTAGCAAAGAAAAACCAACAATTAGAGCGAAAAATAATCGAGGTTGAGTCCGTTGCCAACAAAGACCCGTTAACACAAATTGCTAATCGTAAATCTTTTAAATCCGAATTAAATAAAGAAATAATCCGCGCTAATCGTTACCTGCACCCTTTAACCTTAGTCATGTTTGATCTGGATAATTTTAAAGAGGTTAACGATAAACATGGACATAAAGTAGGTGACAATATTCTTTGTAATATAACTCGACTCGTTGATGAAAACATAAGAGTGGTCGACTGGTTTGCTCGTTGGGGTGGAGATGAGTTTGTTATTATTTTCCCTGAACTAACTGAGAAAGAGGCGCATTTAACCTGCGAAAAACTTCGAGTAATCATTAGTGAATATAGAGCAACGAATATAGCATCAGTAACCTGTAGTTTTGGTATAGCACAATATCAAACGGGTGATTCAATAAATGATTTATTTCAACGTGTAGATAAGCGGCTTTATATGGCTAAAGAATTAGGCCGAGATCAAGTTTACTCTTAAGCTGAATACCATCAAGGGAGATTAAAAATTTTAATATGAACTTTTTTAAATAAACTTAAAAAACCATGTAAGCTGGGGGCGTTCAATATTGTGGCAGTAATTCTCTCTACTATGCCAAATTCATGGCTTATAAATTTGATGAATGAATTCAATTTTCCCTCGCGATCAGCTTAACGTTAATACTAGTGTTTCTAAAGCTTCTAGCAACTGTTAAAGTGCTTTACATCATCACGGGTCCTTCTCATTTTAAGTAAATAATAAAAATTACATGCTGCAATTAAAATCTCTCCCTATACAAACAGTGCATAGCTTAGGCCCTTTGATAGTATTTATACTTGCCACTACTGCAGCTATTTTTGATGGTCAAATTTCTGAGCTTCTAATTTATAATCGCAGCCTTATCATGACAGGTGAATATTGGCGTCTTATATCAGGTCATTTTTTTCACTCAAATGGTAACCACTTTATGCTTAATACGGCTGCCGTAGCCCTACTTTGGGCGTTACATGGCCAATATTATAACTATAAGAATTATTTAATGGTCTTTATGGCCAGTGCCATAGTGTGCAGCCTTGGTATTTATTGGTTTTCAGTAAACATTGAACTTTATGTTGGACTGTCAGGTGTTTTGCACGGCTTTTTTGTGTGGGGGGCGTTAATGGACATCAAGCATAATGAGAAAACCGGTTATCTGCTGCTAATTGGCGTTATTGCAAAAATTATTCATGAGCAAATTTACGGTGCTAGTGCGGATGTAGAGTTACTTATCGGTGCCAGTGTTGCCACCGATGCACATTTTTATGGCGCTGTCGGCGGTTTGTTGGCTTTTTTTGGCGGTTATCATCGTGCTAATAAAGCTAGTGCTTAGTTTCACTATAAGGATGCAATTTATCAAGAGCGACAGATAAGCCATTGTCTTGAATAATACGTACATGGTTACGATCTAACTTTCTTGCCTGAGTTACACCACATGAATGTGCTATCAACCCAACACCATATTGAATATATTTATGATAATTGGCTACTCGCTCCGCCTTACTTGTTGGGTCTAAACCTTCTTGTAACTTGAGGTTATGCGTAGTAATGCCGGTAGGACAAGTATCTTTGTTACACTGCATGGCTTGAATACAACCTAAAGAAAACATAAATCCTCTGGCTGAATTTACTGCATCAGCCCCCATCGCTATTGCCCATGCTACTTTTGAAGGAGTAATAAGCTTGCCGGCACAAATAATTTTAATGCGATCGCGTAAACCATATTCAACCAGTAAATTAACCACTAACGGTAAACTTTCCTTTAGCGGTAAACCAACATAGTCCATTAACGGTTGCGGTGCTGCTCCTGTGCCGCCATCGGCGCTATCTATGGTGATAAAATCTGGCGCAAACTCAGCCCCTTGCAAGTTAATTTCTGCAAGTAAATCTCTTAACCATAAGGATTCGCCAATAACCGCTTTAAATCCTACCGGTTTGCCGGTTACTACGCGAATCCGGTTTACCATCGTCAAAATATCTTTTACTGACTTTATATCTGGATGCGCATTCGGACTAATTGAATCTACACCTGGCATAATCCCCCTGATAGTAGCAATTTCTTCCGTGACTTTTTTCCCCGGTAATATGCCACCTTTGCCGGGTTTAGCCCCTTGACTCATTTTTATTTCAAACATTTTAATTTGTGGCATCGCGGCTAATGCTGCCAACATTTTATCGCACAACTGACCATGCTCATCTCGTACGCCATATTTTGCTGTACCGATTTGAAATATAAGATCTGCACCACTGGCTAAATGGTAATCACTGACACCACCTTCACCGGTATTCATCCAACAACCGGCTTTGGCAGCACCATCTGAAAGTGCTTTAATTGCTGGTGCCGATAAAGCACCGAAACTCATGGCTGAAATATTAAAAATTGAATCGGTAATGTAAGGAACTCGGCATTGACTACCAAAGGTAATGCAACTAGGTGTTACAGCATCTTCTTCTAGTGTTGGAAAAGCACAATTCATAAACATTATAGTGCCGGTTGGCTCAAGATTGCGTGTGGAGCCAAAAGCCACGGTACGTTCTACATTTTTTGCAGCTCGGTACACCCAACTGCGCTCTGCTCGATTAAAAGGCAGTTCTTCTCTGTCCATAGCAAAAAAATATTGTCTGAAGAACTCACCTTGCTTTTCAAACAAATATCTAAACCTACCGATGACCGGATAATTGCGACGTATCGCGTGTTTATTTTGCGTTTTATCAACAATGTACATATAAATTATTGCTAATACTGCAACGCCTAAAAACAATATAAATAATGCCGAAAGTGTTTCTAAGTAGCCAAGCATGTTATCCATGTAATTCTCTTTAACCTTTCATTTATCTTTAGTTTATATTAAGTTCAAGTAACTTACGTCTGATATTTATTCAATGAAAACTTATAACTGTGTGAGACGAAAGTTTACGCCTTATTTATAATATTGGAGCCGTAGAAAATTTATACCTTGTAGTTAATCTTCCCTGTTATTTATATTGGTGAAAAGGCCTCATTGAGAGGCCTTAACATTAACGTATTAAGTTATTTTATAAGGTATTTTCAAACAACTTATAAATTCTACGATATTCATTTAACCAAGAGCTAGGTTGTACAAAACCATGCGGTTCTACTGGGTAAATAGCGGTTTCAAAGTCTTGCTTTTCTAATTCAATTAATCGTTGAACTAAACGCACTGTGTCTTGGAAAAAAACATTATCGTCTACCATAGGGGCATTAATTAATAGGGGTTTTTCTAAGCCTTCGGCAAAGTAAATTGGTGAGCTACGTTCATAAGCGATTGCGTCATCAGCGGGTGTATTCAAAATATTAGCGGTATAGCCATGGTTGTAATAGGCCCAATCTGATACTAAGCGCAGAGCAGAGCCAGACTGAAATAACTCAGGGTCGGTAAACATTGACATCAAGGTTAAAAATCCGCCATAAGAGCCGCCATATGTCCCTACGCGTTTTGCATCAACATTGGCATTTTCAACTAACCAATTAACGCCATCACGCATATCTTGCACTTCAGGTTTACCCATATGACGATATATTGCTGTACGCCAGTCGCGGCCATAACCTTTTGATGCGCGGTAATCCATATCAATTACCACATATCCTTGCTGTACAAGCATGCTATGAAACATATATTCACGAAAGTAACCAGACCAACCTAAATGCGAGTTTTGTAAATAGCCCGCGCCATGGCTAAACATGACTGCTCTATTTTTAGTGGTGCTTTGATCGTAGCCTGTAGGTAAATAAACTTTTGAATATATCGGCTGGTCTTGATGTGATGATTCAATAGCCACGACATTAGGTGCTGCCCAAGGCATCGCCAAAAACGCTTCAGAAACTGTATGGGTTAATCGAATAGCTTCGCTATTACTAATTAAGTTTTTAACGTAAAGCTCTGGTGGTAAAGTAATTTCTGAATGTTGAATTAAAAGTTTAGATTCATCTGGGCTCAACGCATAATCGTTCATACCACCTAAATCCGTTAATGCTTTTACTTCCCCAGAGGTAAGTTCAACGTTATATATTTCATAAATACCTGGGTGCTTTTTATTAGCTTTAAAATAAATGCTTTGTTCATCTGCAGATACAGTTAGGTCATTTACTTCAAAATTACCTGTCGTTAAAGCTTTTGCTTTACCATTTATTGGCTTAACGTATAGGTGTGCATAACCACTCTCTTCTGAAAGATAATATAAACGCTCAGAATTGCTCAACCACCCCATTTCGTTAAAGCTGTAATTTATCCACGCATCATCATGTAAACGATGTTGAGAAACTAAGCTTTTTTGTTCAAAGTCGACGGTGGCTATCCAGCGGTCTTTGTTGTCCCAGGCCTCGAGCATAATAGCAACATGTTTGCCATTATCTTGCCATTGAATAGGATCCCAGCTTTGCATAACATGAATATTACGTGCTGACTTTTGCGATTTATATTCTTTACCTTCACGCGCATAATTTTCTTTACGCACATTGGCCAGCACATCTTCATCAAAGCCCGGTAAGCTGTCGTAGTTTAATAATGCTTTCGTACCTTGGTTTAAGTCTAAAACATAAAGCTGCTCAGCATATTGACGATTATCGGCAACGCGACTGCGCACTTCTTCTGCCTTAATATGACCATCGCCAGCGATATAGTTGGGCATAATATCACTGCTTTCACGTGACGATTTTTCTGGCGCAACACTGACCACTAATTTATCGCCAGCTGGAGAAAGACTGGCATGTACAATTTTATTGTCTTTGCCAAAATAAAAGTTAGTTTGTGTCACTGTACTATTTTTAACGCGTAACTGACGTTTTTGCTCAGCGCGTAAATCTTTGTTACGCTGCTTTAACGCGACATATTCAATCAGTTCGTGCTGCTCACTCGCAATATAGCTTAGTGGTTCTGTCGCAGGCTTTTCGCCATCAGTCATTTTTAAATTTGCTAGCTCAATAATTTTTTGACTGGACATATCATGCGCATAAAAAACATTCCCAACACGATATGCAACATTGCCATTAGTTAAGAACATTGCCGATGATTCAATCGCTGACGTGTAGGTTAATTGCTGCACGTTTTGAGTAGCAAGTGCTTTAACAAAAACATTGCCTTCAAAGGTGTATACCTCATGTGTTCTGGTATTATTTAAAATCGCATTGCTATCAGCAACAACATGCATTTGCGCTAACTTAACTAAGTCGCCATTACCTTCAGTACTGACATTTTTTTGCACTAAATCACGTAAAGGGTTGCCTTGTCGTTTTTGCTGATAAAATACGGTTTGGCTGTCGTCACCCCAATACCATGACTCAGGTGAACGGCCAAACCAATCA includes the following:
- a CDS encoding S9 family peptidase encodes the protein MKLQLIAAAISISLVACASTAQKKVALESHTIITSDVAATPSAGMTNSTTITLEQIMSDPDWFGRSPESWYWGDDSQTVFYQQKRQGNPLRDLVQKNVSTEGNGDLVKLAQMHVVADSNAILNNTRTHEVYTFEGNVFVKALATQNVQQLTYTSAIESSAMFLTNGNVAYRVGNVFYAHDMSSQKIIELANLKMTDGEKPATEPLSYIASEQHELIEYVALKQRNKDLRAEQKRQLRVKNSTVTQTNFYFGKDNKIVHASLSPAGDKLVVSVAPEKSSRESSDIMPNYIAGDGHIKAEEVRSRVADNRQYAEQLYVLDLNQGTKALLNYDSLPGFDEDVLANVRKENYAREGKEYKSQKSARNIHVMQSWDPIQWQDNGKHVAIMLEAWDNKDRWIATVDFEQKSLVSQHRLHDDAWINYSFNEMGWLSNSERLYYLSEESGYAHLYVKPINGKAKALTTGNFEVNDLTVSADEQSIYFKANKKHPGIYEIYNVELTSGEVKALTDLGGMNDYALSPDESKLLIQHSEITLPPELYVKNLISNSEAIRLTHTVSEAFLAMPWAAPNVVAIESSHQDQPIYSKVYLPTGYDQSTTKNRAVMFSHGAGYLQNSHLGWSGYFREYMFHSMLVQQGYVVIDMDYRASKGYGRDWRTAIYRHMGKPEVQDMRDGVNWLVENANVDAKRVGTYGGSYGGFLTLMSMFTDPELFQSGSALRLVSDWAYYNHGYTANILNTPADDAIAYERSSPIYFAEGLEKPLLINAPMVDDNVFFQDTVRLVQRLIELEKQDFETAIYPVEPHGFVQPSSWLNEYRRIYKLFENTL
- the rrtA gene encoding rhombosortase translates to MLQLKSLPIQTVHSLGPLIVFILATTAAIFDGQISELLIYNRSLIMTGEYWRLISGHFFHSNGNHFMLNTAAVALLWALHGQYYNYKNYLMVFMASAIVCSLGIYWFSVNIELYVGLSGVLHGFFVWGALMDIKHNEKTGYLLLIGVIAKIIHEQIYGASADVELLIGASVATDAHFYGAVGGLLAFFGGYHRANKASA
- a CDS encoding tRNA-uridine aminocarboxypropyltransferase, with the translated sequence MSRVLCQKCQRPEKACICAFLANINNHISVVILQHPSEVTQSKGTVSLLQHSLANCEVIVGETFTDSTVLTQQFKKYAEKIVLLYPSEQAIMLDFSAPNSTKNVNLSELSDNKLSDIECIIILDGTWKKAYRMFMLNPCLHDIKHIVLPQGITSLYQIRKTKKDNALSSLEACCHALACLENEPEKYQKLLNNFVKFNQFHQSFSQRNV
- a CDS encoding FMN-binding glutamate synthase family protein, giving the protein MDNMLGYLETLSALFILFLGVAVLAIIYMYIVDKTQNKHAIRRNYPVIGRFRYLFEKQGEFFRQYFFAMDREELPFNRAERSWVYRAAKNVERTVAFGSTRNLEPTGTIMFMNCAFPTLEEDAVTPSCITFGSQCRVPYITDSIFNISAMSFGALSAPAIKALSDGAAKAGCWMNTGEGGVSDYHLASGADLIFQIGTAKYGVRDEHGQLCDKMLAALAAMPQIKMFEIKMSQGAKPGKGGILPGKKVTEEIATIRGIMPGVDSISPNAHPDIKSVKDILTMVNRIRVVTGKPVGFKAVIGESLWLRDLLAEINLQGAEFAPDFITIDSADGGTGAAPQPLMDYVGLPLKESLPLVVNLLVEYGLRDRIKIICAGKLITPSKVAWAIAMGADAVNSARGFMFSLGCIQAMQCNKDTCPTGITTHNLKLQEGLDPTSKAERVANYHKYIQYGVGLIAHSCGVTQARKLDRNHVRIIQDNGLSVALDKLHPYSETKH
- a CDS encoding sensor domain-containing diguanylate cyclase encodes the protein MHKTYQHSSASDSDKTLNNILDVIVEGVWDWNGNTNIVTRSPGWYRMLGYEVGIFREDVFTWENLIHPEDYPRVMHQFERYISGVSDTYQVEYRCKKSDDSYLWIVDRGTIVARNPDGSVARMIGAHNDIHQQIMAQTDLIEQNKLLLDGNLSLEKRIAQKTFELAKKNQQLERKIIEVESVANKDPLTQIANRKSFKSELNKEIIRANRYLHPLTLVMFDLDNFKEVNDKHGHKVGDNILCNITRLVDENIRVVDWFARWGGDEFVIIFPELTEKEAHLTCEKLRVIISEYRATNIASVTCSFGIAQYQTGDSINDLFQRVDKRLYMAKELGRDQVYS